The following are encoded together in the Capsulimonas corticalis genome:
- the urtC gene encoding urea ABC transporter permease subunit UrtC codes for MAALAILRQPKVRFWITFLLIGAVLLIAAPLGLPVFRLNLLGKFLAYAIVALGLDLIWGYGGMLSLGQGLFFGIGAYCMAMYLKLEASGKSLPDFMDWSGVTKLPWFWQPFHSAPFAIVMAVVIPMAMAAGIGYLIFRSRVQGVYFSIITQALTMIVSILLVGQQQVTGGTNGITGLTTIFGHDLAGDDTQRGLYYVSVLALGVTYLLCRWLVTSRLGRLLVAMRDDENRVRFLGYNPIALKTLIFAISAGLAGLAGALFVPQVGIISPSAMAVAPSIEMVIWVAVGGRGTLVGAVLGALLVNTARTSFSESYPDIWQYFQGALFIGTVLLFPYGLVGFAKQLGEKWRARRGGNLRFASAPAESAEREAVGS; via the coding sequence ATGGCCGCTCTCGCGATTTTACGACAGCCCAAAGTTCGCTTCTGGATCACGTTCCTATTGATCGGCGCCGTGCTGCTGATCGCCGCGCCGCTGGGCCTGCCCGTCTTCCGGCTCAACTTGCTCGGCAAATTCCTCGCCTACGCTATCGTCGCGCTCGGGCTCGATCTCATCTGGGGCTATGGCGGCATGCTGAGCCTGGGACAGGGGCTCTTTTTCGGCATCGGCGCCTACTGCATGGCGATGTATCTGAAACTGGAAGCCTCGGGCAAAAGCCTCCCCGACTTTATGGACTGGAGCGGCGTCACCAAACTGCCCTGGTTCTGGCAGCCCTTCCACTCCGCGCCGTTCGCCATCGTCATGGCGGTGGTTATCCCGATGGCGATGGCGGCGGGGATCGGCTATCTCATCTTCCGCAGCCGTGTCCAGGGCGTTTACTTCTCGATCATCACGCAGGCGCTCACGATGATCGTCAGCATCCTTCTGGTCGGCCAGCAGCAGGTCACCGGCGGCACCAACGGCATCACGGGCCTGACCACCATCTTCGGCCACGACCTCGCCGGCGACGACACGCAGCGCGGCCTTTACTATGTGAGCGTGCTGGCGCTCGGCGTCACCTATCTGCTCTGCCGCTGGCTGGTGACCTCGCGCTTGGGCCGACTGCTGGTCGCGATGCGCGACGACGAGAACCGCGTCCGATTTTTGGGCTACAACCCGATCGCGCTCAAGACGCTGATCTTCGCGATCTCCGCCGGTCTTGCGGGCCTCGCGGGCGCGCTGTTCGTTCCGCAGGTCGGCATTATCTCCCCGTCGGCGATGGCGGTCGCGCCGAGTATCGAGATGGTCATCTGGGTGGCGGTCGGCGGGCGCGGCACGCTGGTCGGCGCGGTCCTGGGCGCGCTGCTCGTCAACACGGCGCGCACCTCCTTCAGCGAGAGCTATCCGGACATCTGGCAGTATTTCCAGGGCGCGCTGTTTATCGGCACGGTGCTTCTGTTCCCGTACGGCCTCGTCGGATTCGCGAAACAGCTAGGCGAGAAATGGCGGGCGCGCCGAGGCGGCAATCTTCGGTTCGCGTCGGCGCCGGCGGAGAGCGCCGAGCGAGAGGCGGTGGGATCTTAA
- the urtD gene encoding urea ABC transporter ATP-binding protein UrtD — MQTQPILDIQNVTVSFDGFKALDGLNFSMAYGELRFLIGPNGAGKTSLLDIITGKTRPREGAVLYDGNGDIQRWAEHKRVQKGIGRKFQTPTIFPSLTVYENLEAAVGRTDSAARLMAPMSADQKSRVESILEATGLEARRGARAGVLAHGEKQWLEIGMLLIQEPKLLLLDEPIAGMTRRERDRTGEMLQEIAKERSVLVVEHDMDFVRKYATKVTVLHTGKHLTEGSVESVQNDPRVIEVYLGRKHEEAAH; from the coding sequence ATGCAAACACAACCGATTCTCGATATCCAAAACGTGACCGTCTCGTTTGACGGGTTCAAAGCTCTGGACGGCCTCAACTTCTCAATGGCCTACGGCGAGCTGCGCTTTCTGATCGGCCCCAACGGCGCCGGAAAGACATCGCTGCTGGACATTATCACCGGCAAAACGCGGCCGCGCGAGGGCGCGGTCCTGTACGACGGCAACGGCGACATCCAGCGCTGGGCGGAGCACAAACGGGTGCAGAAGGGCATTGGGCGCAAGTTCCAGACGCCGACCATCTTCCCCAGCCTCACGGTCTACGAAAATCTGGAAGCCGCCGTCGGACGCACCGACAGCGCGGCGCGTCTCATGGCGCCGATGAGCGCAGATCAAAAGTCGCGCGTGGAATCGATCCTGGAGGCGACGGGGTTGGAAGCGCGGCGAGGCGCGCGCGCCGGGGTGCTGGCGCATGGGGAGAAGCAGTGGCTGGAGATCGGCATGCTGCTCATTCAGGAGCCGAAACTGCTGCTGCTCGACGAGCCGATCGCCGGCATGACCCGCCGAGAGCGCGACCGCACCGGCGAGATGCTCCAAGAGATCGCCAAGGAGCGCTCGGTGCTGGTCGTGGAGCACGATATGGACTTCGTGCGCAAGTACGCGACCAAAGTGACGGTGCTGCACACCGGCAAGCATCTGACGGAAGGCTCCGTGGAGTCCGTGCAGAACGACCCGCGCGTGATCGAAGTGTATCTGGGCCGCAAGCACGAGGAGGCGGCGCACTGA
- the urtB gene encoding urea ABC transporter permease subunit UrtB, with product MSNILSQAFNGLSLGSILLLISLGLAFSFGLMNVINMAHGQFLMVGAYTAYVFQQTLATPLGGTEHGVWFVLAIPAAFLVTAFLGWLLEIGLIRFLYGRPLDTLLATWGVGLVLQQAAKSIFGAPNVQVSAPSWLDGGWAVTPDLMLPYSRIFIIGLATVSVIAIYVYLNKSTAGRRLRATMQNREMAACLGVASRRVDAGTFALGAGLAGIAGCALTLIGPIGPSLGTNYIVDAFIVVVLGGVGRLPGTILAALIIGVANTLLELGTTASLGKVLVFALVIAFLQWKPKGLVALRGR from the coding sequence ATGAGTAATATCCTCTCACAAGCCTTCAACGGCTTGAGCCTGGGGTCGATCCTCCTGCTCATCTCGCTGGGACTCGCCTTTTCGTTCGGCCTGATGAACGTCATCAATATGGCGCACGGGCAATTCCTGATGGTCGGGGCCTACACGGCGTACGTCTTTCAGCAGACGCTGGCGACGCCGCTGGGCGGGACCGAGCATGGGGTATGGTTCGTACTCGCCATTCCCGCCGCGTTTTTAGTCACGGCGTTTTTGGGCTGGCTGCTGGAGATTGGCCTCATTCGCTTCTTATATGGGCGACCTCTGGATACGCTGCTGGCGACCTGGGGCGTCGGTCTGGTCTTGCAGCAGGCGGCGAAGAGCATCTTTGGCGCGCCGAATGTGCAGGTTTCCGCGCCGTCGTGGCTAGACGGCGGCTGGGCGGTCACGCCGGATCTGATGCTGCCGTACAGCCGCATCTTTATCATTGGCCTCGCGACGGTGTCGGTCATCGCCATCTATGTCTATTTGAATAAGTCCACGGCCGGGCGGCGGCTGCGGGCGACGATGCAAAACCGGGAAATGGCGGCGTGCCTGGGCGTCGCCTCCCGGCGGGTCGATGCCGGCACGTTCGCGCTCGGGGCAGGGCTGGCGGGGATCGCCGGCTGCGCGCTCACGCTGATCGGGCCGATCGGGCCGTCGCTGGGCACGAACTATATCGTAGACGCCTTTATCGTCGTCGTCCTGGGCGGCGTGGGACGTCTCCCTGGCACGATCCTGGCCGCGCTGATCATCGGTGTCGCCAACACGCTTCTGGAGCTCGGCACGACGGCTTCGCTGGGAAAAGTGCTTGTCTTCGCGCTCGTGATCGCCTTCCTGCAATGGAAGCCCAAAGGGCTGGTCGCGTTGCGCGGCCGTTAG
- the urtE gene encoding urea ABC transporter ATP-binding subunit UrtE, which yields MLSIQNLNVNYGESRVLHDVSMDVADGSVVCLMGRNGVGKTTLLKSIMGILKARGGHVTFGGADMTTRPPNVRAQSGIGYVPQGRGIFPYLTVYENLLMGLEAFGSKKRDMSGIDRVYGTFPVLKEMAGRTAGALSGGQQQQLAIGRALVRHPKLLVLDEPTEGVQPSIMHEIENVIASLRDDGGMAILLVEQFLDFALRVGDRYYVMETGRIVSQGSMAEFSDDVAREYLAV from the coding sequence ATGTTAAGCATTCAAAATCTCAATGTCAACTACGGCGAAAGCCGTGTCCTGCACGATGTCTCCATGGATGTCGCCGACGGCAGCGTCGTCTGCCTGATGGGCCGCAACGGCGTCGGCAAGACAACCTTGCTCAAGAGCATCATGGGGATCTTGAAAGCGCGCGGCGGCCATGTCACCTTCGGCGGCGCGGACATGACCACGCGTCCGCCCAACGTCCGCGCCCAGTCGGGCATCGGCTACGTCCCGCAGGGACGCGGCATCTTCCCCTATCTCACCGTCTACGAGAACCTGCTGATGGGCCTGGAAGCCTTTGGAAGCAAAAAGCGCGACATGAGCGGCATCGACCGTGTCTACGGGACCTTCCCGGTGCTCAAGGAGATGGCCGGCCGAACGGCCGGCGCGCTCAGCGGCGGCCAGCAGCAGCAGCTCGCCATCGGCCGCGCCCTTGTCCGCCACCCCAAACTTCTCGTGCTCGACGAGCCCACGGAAGGCGTCCAGCCCTCGATCATGCACGAGATCGAAAACGTCATCGCCTCCCTGCGCGACGACGGCGGCATGGCGATCCTCCTCGTCGAGCAGTTCCTCGACTTCGCCCTGCGCGTCGGCGACCGTTATTACGTGATGGAGACCGGCCGCATCGTCTCCCAAGGCTCCATGGCCGAGTTCTCCGACGACGTGGCGCGGGAATACCTGGCGGTGTAA